A genomic stretch from Haloferax sp. Atlit-12N includes:
- a CDS encoding rnhA operon protein: MPESELPEDVLAEAERLTRLARDAVDPDEAATYRSVRDDLVGEYEFRARHREEDDVLALHPDEWVDDDGIVDPTEIEDVDRGIERPLSGTGEDHEWSAVEEHNAACVATVAEEHGADHAANARAFADFLGNHYVRRIETAGAPEVREFVEEYYPRNAWPTAEQQSLLPESLELLFDAADAEVPEYN, encoded by the coding sequence ATGCCTGAGTCAGAACTCCCCGAAGACGTGCTCGCCGAGGCCGAACGGCTGACGCGACTGGCCCGCGACGCCGTGGACCCCGACGAGGCCGCGACGTACCGGTCCGTCCGCGACGACCTCGTCGGCGAGTACGAGTTCCGCGCGCGACACCGCGAGGAAGACGACGTGTTAGCGCTCCACCCCGACGAGTGGGTCGACGACGACGGAATCGTCGACCCGACGGAGATAGAGGACGTGGACCGCGGAATCGAGCGGCCGCTGTCGGGGACCGGCGAGGACCACGAGTGGAGCGCGGTCGAAGAGCACAACGCGGCGTGCGTCGCGACCGTCGCCGAGGAACACGGCGCGGACCACGCGGCGAATGCGCGGGCGTTCGCGGACTTCCTCGGAAATCACTACGTTCGGCGAATCGAGACAGCCGGTGCTCCCGAAGTGCGCGAGTTCGTCGAAGAATATTATCCACGCAACGCGTGGCCGACCGCTGAACAGCAGTCGTTGTTGCCGGAGTCGCTCGAGTTGCTCTTCGACGCCGCAGACGCCGAAGTGCCCGAATACAACTGA
- a CDS encoding transcription initiation factor IIB family protein, with protein MKRPTRQREREHDRTRWGDESQDDETSEEELDLDNLDPEEVVRTGDGELIHEETGIIIEEERIDPGPEWRAFNHSERQSKSRVGAPTTQTMHDKGLTTTIDWKDKDAYGRSISSKKRSQMHRLRKWQERIRTKDAGERNLQFALSEIDRMASALGVPRSVREVASVIYRRALSEDLIRGRSIEGVATSALYAACRKEGIPRSLEEISEVSRVERKEIGRTYRYISQELGLEMRPVDPKKYVPRFSSELDLSKEVQSKANEIIETTAEQGLLSGKSPTGFAAAAIYAASLLCNEKKTQREVAEVAQVTEVTIRNRYQEQIEAMGIHT; from the coding sequence ATGAAACGGCCTACCCGCCAGCGGGAGCGTGAGCACGACCGGACTCGATGGGGAGACGAGTCACAGGACGACGAGACATCTGAAGAGGAGTTGGACCTCGACAACCTCGACCCCGAGGAAGTCGTTCGGACCGGCGACGGCGAGTTGATTCACGAAGAGACCGGCATCATCATCGAAGAAGAGCGCATCGACCCCGGCCCGGAGTGGCGGGCGTTCAACCACTCCGAGCGGCAGTCGAAGTCTCGCGTGGGCGCGCCGACCACGCAGACGATGCACGACAAGGGGCTGACGACGACCATCGACTGGAAGGACAAAGACGCCTACGGCCGCTCTATCTCCTCCAAGAAGCGGTCGCAGATGCACCGCCTGCGCAAGTGGCAAGAGCGCATTCGGACGAAGGACGCCGGCGAGCGCAACCTGCAGTTCGCGCTCAGCGAAATCGACCGCATGGCGTCGGCGCTCGGCGTCCCGCGGTCGGTCCGCGAAGTCGCCTCGGTCATCTACCGCCGGGCGCTCAGCGAGGACCTGATTCGCGGGCGCTCCATCGAGGGCGTCGCCACCTCGGCGCTCTACGCCGCCTGTCGGAAGGAGGGAATTCCGCGCTCGCTCGAAGAGATCTCCGAGGTGTCGCGCGTCGAGCGAAAGGAGATCGGGCGCACGTACCGCTACATCTCGCAGGAACTCGGCCTGGAGATGCGGCCGGTAGACCCCAAGAAGTACGTCCCGCGCTTTTCGTCCGAACTCGACCTCTCGAAGGAGGTCCAGTCGAAGGCGAACGAGATTATCGAGACGACCGCGGAACAGGGGCTTCTCTCCGGGAAGTCGCCGACCGGCTTCGCGGCCGCCGCAATCTACGCCGCGTCGCTTCTCTGCAACGAGAAGAAGACCCAACGCGAGGTCGCCGAGGTCGCGCAGGTGACGGAAGTCACCATCCGGAACCGCTACCAAGAGCAGATCGAAGCGATGGGCATCCACACCTGA
- a CDS encoding DUF5789 family protein codes for MADEEADEAPAVELGTGASVEGAPLARVASRLTWPQEKSSILNKEGDAVIRTPDGPQSLEDVLAEADETYFETRQTFVDDVLDIVGRDPVQTE; via the coding sequence ATGGCTGACGAGGAAGCAGACGAGGCACCCGCCGTCGAACTCGGTACGGGCGCGTCCGTCGAAGGTGCGCCGCTCGCGCGCGTCGCCTCCCGACTGACGTGGCCGCAAGAAAAGAGCAGCATCCTGAACAAAGAAGGCGACGCGGTCATCCGCACGCCCGACGGTCCCCAGAGCCTCGAAGACGTGCTCGCCGAGGCCGACGAAACCTACTTCGAGACGCGACAGACCTTCGTCGACGACGTGCTCGACATCGTCGGCCGCGACCCGGTCCAGACGGAATAA
- the polX gene encoding DNA polymerase/3'-5' exonuclease PolX — protein sequence MSRNDEIASLLEEFADLLAAKDVAYKPSSYRRAAENVREHPKPVEELAEAGEDAVQEIDRVGDAIASKIVEYFETGRIEELEELREELPVDMAGLTSVEGVGPKTVGKLYEALGVADLDDLEAAAREGKIQEVKGFGAKTEANILDGIEFAREATGRELLGKARPVADDLLAYLGDHDAVGRVEPAGSMRRWRETVGDIDVLAESADAEAVIDRFLAWDLVGDTIEAGEQKASVRVNGMRVDLRVVAPAEYGAALQYFTGSKDHNVHLRNIAIDRGLKMNEYGMFDVSDVDDPDDGPRAGTRVAGDTEESMYAALDLPLVPPEMREDTGEIERAAEGDLPDLLAEGDLRGDLHTHTDWSDGDNTIAEMVAAAAERGYDYHAVTDHATGPGMVGGVGVEDDDLLDQLDEVRDVAEDADIAVFTGVEANIDAEGGISVADDVLDQLDVVVASPHSALDQDRETATERLVTAMEHPAVNILGHPTGRLINQRPGLPLDYERLAEAAVENGVALELNASPYRLDLNGEALKIAVEAGATVAIDTDAHRPAELDHARYGVHTARRGWVETADVLNARSVEELSDFLRG from the coding sequence ATGAGCCGAAACGACGAGATAGCGAGCCTGCTGGAGGAGTTCGCCGACTTGCTGGCGGCGAAAGACGTGGCCTACAAGCCATCGAGCTACCGCCGCGCCGCCGAGAACGTCCGCGAGCACCCGAAGCCCGTCGAGGAACTCGCCGAGGCGGGCGAGGACGCGGTCCAGGAAATCGACCGCGTCGGCGACGCCATCGCCTCGAAAATCGTCGAGTACTTCGAGACCGGCCGCATCGAGGAGTTAGAGGAACTCCGCGAGGAGTTGCCGGTGGATATGGCCGGCCTGACGAGCGTGGAGGGCGTCGGCCCGAAGACGGTCGGCAAACTGTACGAGGCGCTCGGCGTCGCCGACCTCGACGACCTCGAAGCGGCCGCCCGCGAGGGGAAGATTCAGGAGGTCAAGGGGTTCGGCGCGAAGACGGAGGCGAACATCCTCGACGGCATCGAGTTCGCCCGCGAGGCGACCGGCCGCGAACTGCTCGGAAAGGCGCGCCCCGTCGCCGACGACCTGCTCGCGTACCTCGGCGACCACGACGCCGTCGGCCGGGTCGAACCCGCGGGGTCGATGCGGCGGTGGCGCGAGACGGTCGGCGACATCGACGTGCTCGCCGAGAGCGCCGACGCCGAAGCCGTCATCGACCGCTTCCTCGCGTGGGACCTCGTCGGCGACACCATCGAGGCGGGCGAGCAGAAGGCGAGCGTCCGGGTGAACGGGATGCGGGTCGACCTCCGCGTCGTCGCCCCCGCGGAGTACGGCGCGGCGCTCCAGTACTTCACCGGGAGCAAGGACCACAACGTCCACCTCCGCAACATCGCCATCGACCGCGGCCTCAAGATGAACGAGTACGGGATGTTCGACGTCTCGGACGTGGACGACCCCGACGACGGCCCGCGGGCCGGCACGCGCGTCGCCGGCGACACCGAGGAGTCGATGTACGCCGCGCTCGACCTCCCACTCGTCCCACCGGAGATGCGTGAGGACACCGGCGAAATCGAGCGTGCCGCCGAGGGCGACCTGCCGGACCTCCTCGCGGAGGGCGACCTCCGCGGCGACCTCCACACCCACACCGACTGGTCCGACGGCGACAACACTATCGCCGAGATGGTCGCGGCCGCCGCGGAGCGCGGCTACGACTACCACGCCGTCACCGACCACGCCACCGGCCCCGGCATGGTCGGCGGCGTCGGCGTCGAGGACGACGACCTGCTCGACCAGTTAGACGAGGTCCGCGACGTCGCCGAAGACGCGGACATCGCGGTGTTCACCGGCGTCGAGGCCAACATCGACGCCGAAGGCGGCATCTCCGTCGCCGACGACGTGCTCGACCAACTCGACGTGGTGGTCGCCTCGCCCCACAGCGCGCTCGACCAGGACCGCGAGACGGCCACCGAGCGACTCGTCACCGCGATGGAACACCCCGCAGTGAACATCCTCGGCCACCCGACCGGTCGGCTCATCAACCAACGGCCCGGCCTCCCCCTCGACTACGAGCGACTCGCAGAGGCCGCCGTCGAAAACGGCGTCGCGCTCGAACTCAACGCCAGCCCGTACCGTCTCGACCTGAACGGCGAGGCGCTCAAAATCGCCGTCGAGGCGGGCGCGACGGTCGCCATCGACACCGACGCCCACCGACCAGCCGAACTCGACCACGCCCGCTACGGGGTCCACACGGCCCGCCGCGGCTGGGTCGAAACCGCGGACGTGCTGAACGCGCGGTCGGTCGAGGAACTGTCCGATTTCCTCCGTGGCTGA
- the rnhA gene encoding ribonuclease HI, producing MPTVECDPDEARGRLEAAGVSVSPGNTDHERWRAERGDASAVAYDGKVVVQGSRPTDLLALIQPKGGRAHVYFDGASRGNPGPAAIGWAIVTSNGIVAEGSKRIGETTNNRAEYEALVEALSVAEEYGYDEVDVRGDSQLVVKQVRGEWNTNDPGLKERRVKARELLSAFDRWSLEHVPREINDRADSLANEALDHA from the coding sequence ATGCCGACCGTCGAGTGCGACCCCGATGAAGCCCGAGGACGACTCGAAGCCGCGGGCGTGTCCGTCTCGCCCGGAAACACCGACCACGAGCGGTGGCGCGCCGAACGCGGCGACGCCAGCGCCGTCGCCTACGACGGGAAAGTCGTCGTACAGGGGTCGCGGCCGACGGACCTGCTCGCGCTCATCCAGCCGAAAGGCGGCCGCGCGCACGTCTACTTCGACGGCGCGAGCCGCGGGAACCCCGGCCCCGCGGCCATCGGGTGGGCTATCGTGACCAGCAACGGTATCGTCGCCGAGGGCTCGAAGCGAATCGGCGAGACGACCAACAACCGCGCGGAGTACGAGGCGCTCGTGGAGGCGCTGTCGGTCGCCGAGGAGTACGGTTACGACGAGGTCGACGTGCGCGGCGACTCCCAACTGGTCGTCAAGCAGGTCCGCGGCGAGTGGAACACGAACGACCCCGGTCTCAAAGAGCGCCGCGTGAAGGCTCGAGAGCTGCTGTCGGCGTTCGACCGCTGGTCGCTGGAGCACGTACCGCGAGAGATAAACGACCGCGCCGACTCCCTAGCCAACGAGGCCCTCGACCATGCCTGA
- a CDS encoding Mut7-C RNAse domain-containing protein — MADDVGADHPGTVASGVDRAAPGDTALLLDVMLGKLATYLRMCGYDAEYALDSEDEAGDSEGNRDPRTDPGDDSLLARADAERRVLLTRDVRLAERASRSVLLAEREPIEQLRELESVGFAVSLDEEPSRCGVCNGPVEAVGRDEPVPDYAPNPTATVLWRCRDCGQVFWRGSHWRDVEARLNGGEQ, encoded by the coding sequence GTGGCTGACGACGTCGGAGCCGACCACCCCGGCACGGTCGCCTCGGGCGTCGACCGCGCTGCTCCCGGCGACACGGCACTCCTCTTGGACGTGATGCTCGGCAAACTCGCCACCTACCTGCGGATGTGCGGCTACGACGCCGAGTATGCGCTCGACAGCGAGGACGAGGCGGGTGATTCTGAAGGTAACCGCGACCCCCGAACCGACCCCGGCGACGACAGCCTACTCGCACGAGCGGACGCCGAGAGGCGCGTTCTTCTCACCCGCGACGTGCGACTGGCCGAGCGAGCCTCGCGGAGCGTCCTCCTCGCCGAGCGGGAGCCAATCGAGCAACTCCGCGAACTCGAATCGGTCGGCTTCGCGGTCTCGCTGGACGAGGAGCCGTCGCGCTGTGGCGTCTGTAACGGCCCCGTCGAGGCGGTCGGCCGCGACGAGCCAGTTCCCGACTACGCGCCCAACCCGACGGCGACGGTGCTGTGGCGGTGCCGCGACTGCGGACAGGTGTTCTGGCGCGGGAGCCACTGGCGCGACGTGGAAGCGAGATTGAACGGCGGAGAACAGTAA
- a CDS encoding DUF5788 family protein has protein sequence MKEFERKQLLERVNREGATVGTQIPDRIEVQGEEIDLREFVFEIKRRDTIPSGERERVDQAKRNLRRERLERLQRIEDNEVSYDEGRRLAEDIVGIDRALNALEQLRPVDLEQEENLQNAADQKRWMNFLKKALGRDGGKGKRGGR, from the coding sequence GTGAAGGAGTTCGAGCGTAAACAGCTCTTGGAGCGCGTCAATCGGGAGGGTGCGACCGTCGGCACGCAGATTCCCGACCGCATCGAGGTCCAAGGCGAGGAGATAGACCTCAGGGAGTTCGTCTTCGAGATAAAGCGCCGCGACACCATCCCGTCGGGAGAGCGCGAGCGCGTCGACCAAGCGAAGCGGAACCTCCGCCGCGAGCGCCTCGAACGGCTCCAGCGAATCGAGGACAACGAGGTGAGCTACGACGAGGGGCGGCGATTGGCCGAGGACATCGTCGGCATCGACCGGGCGCTGAACGCCCTCGAACAGCTTCGGCCGGTCGACCTCGAACAGGAAGAAAATCTCCAGAACGCCGCGGACCAGAAGCGCTGGATGAACTTCCTGAAGAAGGCACTGGGCCGCGACGGCGGCAAGGGCAAGCGAGGGGGCCGATGA
- a CDS encoding PadR family transcriptional regulator — MSEAQTIGNKSGAARDLTAFQQNILVILAEEPMYGLAIKRHLESYYDTEVNHGRLYPNLDDLVEMGLVEKSELDKRTNQYELTDDGLQAVLDRFDWMLSKFVTDDERAEMVSELVEGKL, encoded by the coding sequence ATGTCAGAGGCACAAACAATTGGCAACAAATCCGGTGCGGCTCGGGACCTCACCGCGTTCCAACAGAACATCCTCGTCATTCTCGCCGAGGAGCCGATGTACGGCCTGGCTATCAAGCGTCACCTCGAATCGTACTACGACACCGAGGTCAACCACGGGCGTCTGTACCCCAACCTCGACGACCTCGTCGAGATGGGTCTGGTGGAAAAGAGCGAACTCGACAAGCGGACGAACCAGTACGAACTGACCGACGACGGCCTCCAGGCGGTCCTCGACCGCTTCGACTGGATGCTCTCGAAGTTCGTCACCGACGACGAGCGCGCCGAGATGGTCTCGGAGCTCGTCGAAGGCAAGCTGTAA
- a CDS encoding DUF302 domain-containing protein, with amino-acid sequence MALPIDPSAIKPEDIGEERVVLEMEHEAAIERVREAFTDAGFGVATEFSPSEMLNEKVDAGRDPYYVLGACNPNMADRALDATDKKMGGLFPCNVVIWEEEPGKQVVYHLSIMRVARLIGIAPDNDEMADIIADTGELVEQALANLDAAEA; translated from the coding sequence ATGGCACTCCCAATCGACCCCAGCGCCATCAAACCGGAAGACATCGGCGAGGAACGCGTCGTCCTCGAGATGGAACACGAGGCGGCAATCGAGCGCGTCCGCGAGGCGTTCACCGACGCCGGGTTCGGTGTTGCCACCGAATTTTCGCCCTCCGAGATGCTCAACGAGAAGGTCGACGCCGGCCGCGACCCCTACTACGTCCTCGGCGCGTGTAACCCGAACATGGCGGACCGCGCGCTCGACGCCACCGACAAGAAGATGGGCGGGCTCTTCCCGTGCAACGTGGTCATCTGGGAGGAAGAACCGGGCAAGCAGGTCGTCTACCACCTGAGCATCATGCGCGTCGCCCGACTCATCGGCATCGCGCCCGACAACGACGAGATGGCCGACATCATCGCCGACACGGGCGAACTCGTCGAACAGGCGCTCGCCAACCTCGACGCGGCCGAGGCATAA
- a CDS encoding inorganic diphosphatase → MVNLWEDMETGPDAPDEIYAVVECLKGERNKYEYDKDIPGVVLDRVLHSNVHYPSDYGFIPQTYYDDEDPFDVLVLVEDQTFPGCVIEARPVALMKMDDDGEQDDKVIAVPIEDPRYDHIEDLEDIPQQTLDEIDEFFATYKNLEAGKEVETLGWEDKQAAKDAIEHAMDLYEENFA, encoded by the coding sequence ATGGTGAACCTCTGGGAAGACATGGAGACCGGCCCCGACGCGCCGGACGAAATCTACGCAGTTGTCGAGTGTCTCAAAGGCGAGCGCAACAAGTACGAGTACGACAAGGACATCCCCGGCGTCGTCCTCGACCGCGTGCTCCACTCCAACGTCCACTACCCGTCGGACTACGGCTTCATTCCGCAGACGTACTACGACGACGAGGACCCCTTCGACGTGCTCGTCCTCGTCGAGGACCAGACGTTCCCCGGCTGTGTCATCGAGGCACGCCCGGTCGCGCTCATGAAGATGGACGACGACGGCGAGCAGGACGACAAGGTCATCGCCGTCCCCATCGAGGACCCCCGCTACGACCACATCGAGGACCTCGAAGACATCCCGCAGCAGACGCTCGACGAGATTGACGAGTTCTTCGCGACCTACAAGAACCTCGAGGCCGGCAAGGAAGTCGAGACGCTGGGCTGGGAGGACAAGCAGGCCGCCAAGGACGCCATCGAGCACGCGATGGACCTCTACGAAGAGAACTTCGCGTAA
- the nreA gene encoding DNA repair protein NreA, which translates to MRLDEYMDIERDERAERRRLAEEKSYGILDHLETFQDRFEETVQGDSLYGGVSPSIFVGRSNYPNVSTGILSPVGHDEDAASFETSAAWYDEGVSIDDVFQRRTSLLNSNRGTKVTNVADSWDGFLGTQREVAIADRPVTVEIGLDGKPSLDLDASADDVATPVGPRARARSADLAENPHVPKLVKKTLEDDDWNAEGAMTYLYRRGFDVYDINTILSAGALGQTEQRRLVPTRWSITAVDDTLGQYLRGQVKHADSIDGVEIYRNEFIGNAFWVILAPGRWEFELIELKAPGSVWNPDPEAGMYLAADREGYEGRSGYVNETAGAYHASRLGVLEHLQERGRQAKALVIRHVSDDYWGPVGVWQIRESIRHAFEGEMADAETFGDAVRDVTEYLPVSLADLRRKSTMAAGLQTDIFDFA; encoded by the coding sequence ATGCGGCTCGACGAGTACATGGACATCGAGCGGGACGAGCGCGCCGAGCGGCGGCGACTCGCCGAGGAGAAGTCCTACGGCATCCTCGACCACCTCGAGACGTTCCAAGACCGGTTCGAGGAGACAGTGCAGGGAGACTCGCTGTACGGCGGCGTCTCCCCGTCTATCTTCGTCGGCCGGTCGAACTACCCGAACGTCTCGACGGGCATTCTCTCGCCGGTCGGCCACGACGAGGACGCCGCCTCGTTCGAGACGAGCGCCGCGTGGTACGACGAGGGCGTGAGCATCGACGACGTGTTCCAGCGGCGCACTTCGCTTCTGAACTCAAATCGCGGGACGAAGGTGACGAACGTCGCCGACTCGTGGGACGGCTTCCTCGGGACGCAACGCGAGGTCGCCATCGCCGACCGCCCCGTGACGGTCGAAATCGGCCTCGACGGGAAGCCGTCGCTCGACCTCGACGCCAGCGCCGACGACGTGGCGACCCCCGTCGGCCCGCGGGCCCGCGCCCGGTCGGCCGACCTCGCGGAGAACCCGCACGTCCCCAAACTGGTCAAAAAGACGCTCGAAGACGACGACTGGAACGCCGAGGGCGCGATGACGTATCTCTACCGCCGCGGCTTCGACGTGTACGACATCAACACCATCCTCTCTGCGGGCGCGCTCGGCCAGACCGAACAGCGCCGACTCGTCCCGACGCGGTGGTCCATCACCGCCGTCGACGACACGCTCGGCCAGTATCTCCGCGGACAGGTCAAGCACGCCGACAGCATCGACGGCGTCGAAATCTACCGCAACGAGTTCATCGGCAACGCCTTCTGGGTCATCCTCGCGCCGGGGCGGTGGGAGTTCGAACTGATAGAGCTGAAAGCGCCGGGGAGCGTCTGGAACCCCGACCCCGAGGCGGGGATGTACCTCGCGGCCGACCGCGAGGGCTACGAGGGCCGGTCCGGCTACGTGAACGAGACGGCCGGCGCGTACCACGCCTCCCGACTCGGCGTCCTCGAACACCTCCAAGAGCGCGGCCGACAGGCGAAGGCGCTCGTCATCAGACACGTCTCCGACGACTACTGGGGACCCGTCGGTGTCTGGCAGATTCGCGAGTCCATCCGCCACGCCTTTGAGGGCGAGATGGCCGACGCTGAGACGTTCGGCGACGCCGTCCGCGACGTGACGGAGTACCTCCCCGTCTCGCTCGCGGACCTCCGGCGGAAGTCCACGATGGCCGCGGGCCTCCAGACCGACATCTTCGACTTCGCCTGA
- a CDS encoding type II CAAX prenyl endopeptidase Rce1 family protein has translation MLRRRLARLPWLYRALIVGGVVGAAWSLWPLPAGDLTYRVVHDALLFILVPGALALAHGRNLGWNVDRAALRNTVLLALFVLPFYLVGSSLPSIRTYYPMWHTSTALADFLPHAAQQLLVVVAAETYYRGLLCVGVREIGRKSALISPVLYAFHHVGKPPIEILLSAPTDVLFGLVDYESDSILPSIVAHGGGLILLDWLVLHPPLFPPEQVASALQWLPIPL, from the coding sequence GTGTTGCGCCGCCGGCTCGCCCGCCTCCCGTGGCTCTACCGCGCCCTCATCGTCGGGGGCGTCGTCGGGGCCGCGTGGAGTCTCTGGCCGCTTCCCGCCGGCGACCTCACCTACCGCGTGGTCCACGACGCCCTCCTGTTCATCCTCGTACCCGGAGCGCTCGCGCTCGCCCACGGTCGCAACCTCGGCTGGAACGTCGACCGGGCGGCGCTCCGCAACACGGTTCTCCTCGCGCTGTTCGTCCTCCCCTTCTACCTCGTCGGGTCGAGCCTGCCGTCGATTCGGACGTACTACCCGATGTGGCACACCTCGACCGCCCTCGCGGACTTCCTCCCGCACGCCGCTCAGCAGTTGCTCGTCGTCGTCGCGGCCGAGACGTACTACCGCGGCCTGCTCTGCGTCGGCGTCCGCGAAATCGGTCGGAAGAGCGCCCTCATCAGCCCGGTGCTCTACGCGTTTCACCACGTCGGCAAACCCCCGATAGAGATTCTCCTGTCGGCCCCGACGGACGTGCTGTTCGGCCTCGTCGACTACGAGAGCGACTCGATTCTCCCCTCCATCGTCGCCCACGGCGGCGGGCTCATCCTCTTGGACTGGCTCGTGCTCCATCCGCCGCTGTTCCCGCCCGAGCAGGTCGCTTCGGCGCTCCAGTGGCTCCCGATTCCGCTATGA
- a CDS encoding GrpB family protein: protein MSDGDDRKDGSAAEDDEPYPSLGLARGTVELDAHDPRWREAYEREVERLRPRLDSDDAGSSGGDAGSSGGNADGVRFEHVGSTAVPGLAAKPIVDLLVLVSDLNDAGGVARALEAAGYEERPDDDVPDRRFFVRGPPERRTHYLSLTEVGSDCHREQVAFRDALRADDDLAAEYERRKRRLAAAHSDERSQYTNAKASFVESVLDDAASWEVGDSLV, encoded by the coding sequence ATGAGCGACGGCGACGACCGCAAGGACGGGTCCGCGGCCGAGGACGACGAGCCGTATCCGTCGCTCGGCCTCGCCCGCGGCACCGTCGAACTCGACGCGCACGACCCGCGCTGGCGCGAGGCATACGAGCGCGAGGTCGAGCGCCTACGACCGCGACTCGACAGCGACGACGCCGGCAGTAGTGGTGGCGACGCCGGCAGTAGTGGTGGTAACGCCGACGGCGTCCGGTTCGAACACGTCGGGAGCACCGCGGTTCCGGGACTGGCCGCGAAACCTATCGTCGACCTGCTCGTCCTCGTCTCCGACCTCAATGACGCCGGCGGCGTCGCGCGGGCGCTCGAAGCCGCGGGCTACGAGGAACGACCCGACGACGACGTTCCAGACCGCCGGTTTTTCGTCCGCGGCCCGCCCGAACGCCGAACCCACTACCTCTCTCTGACCGAGGTCGGGAGCGACTGCCACCGCGAGCAGGTCGCCTTCCGCGACGCCCTCCGCGCGGACGACGACCTCGCGGCCGAGTACGAGCGACGCAAGCGCAGACTCGCCGCGGCGCATTCGGACGAGCGGAGTCAGTACACGAACGCGAAGGCGTCGTTCGTCGAATCCGTGCTCGACGACGCCGCGTCGTGGGAAGTCGGCGACTCGCTCGTGTAG
- a CDS encoding ribonuclease BN, with protein MTSLSEAYHGGRGGPSLRRLSLGFGGFLLGVLLVVAGIVVATTDVYTSGGATLGEARELGGILGGIGVPAVFLGVLAVLPASRRTRAASLIGASIAVLGVALFSHAYPCQWTGATCGAGLPDLTLETVGVYFFGTVTTFWCLFVGVANFKTRNDPGGTATVQVTKKGETRVVEVEKSGGGLGGIGFLGGTPDGDVQTQTNQSPAGPDPNAGATDGGASTQDITPLDVEPSASASSDGSNTADTAATGRSGVDTVQSSDSARSPAGAADHPAADRPANAMVGDRYCGNCTYFEYVRTSDGLKPYCAAHDEMMQDMEACDEWFPRRRE; from the coding sequence ATGACCAGTCTTTCGGAGGCGTACCACGGCGGCCGGGGCGGGCCGAGTCTCCGACGGCTGTCCCTGGGCTTCGGGGGGTTCCTCCTCGGCGTGTTGCTCGTCGTCGCGGGCATCGTCGTCGCGACGACCGACGTGTACACGTCCGGCGGGGCGACCCTCGGCGAAGCGCGCGAACTCGGGGGCATCCTCGGAGGCATCGGCGTCCCCGCCGTCTTCCTCGGCGTCCTCGCGGTCCTCCCCGCGAGCCGTCGAACCCGCGCCGCGTCGCTCATCGGAGCGAGCATCGCCGTTCTCGGCGTTGCGCTCTTCTCGCACGCCTACCCGTGTCAGTGGACCGGCGCGACCTGCGGGGCCGGCCTTCCCGACCTCACCCTCGAAACCGTCGGCGTCTACTTCTTCGGCACGGTCACGACGTTTTGGTGTCTGTTCGTCGGCGTCGCCAACTTCAAGACGCGGAACGACCCCGGCGGCACGGCCACGGTTCAGGTGACGAAGAAGGGCGAAACCCGCGTCGTCGAAGTCGAGAAATCCGGCGGCGGCCTCGGCGGAATCGGTTTCCTCGGCGGTACGCCCGACGGCGACGTGCAGACGCAGACGAACCAGTCGCCCGCCGGACCCGACCCGAACGCCGGCGCGACCGACGGCGGCGCGTCGACGCAGGACATCACCCCGCTCGACGTCGAACCCTCGGCCTCGGCGTCGTCGGACGGGTCGAACACTGCCGACACCGCGGCGACGGGTCGCTCCGGCGTCGACACCGTTCAGTCGAGCGATTCCGCGCGCTCACCGGCGGGCGCGGCCGACCACCCCGCCGCCGACCGCCCGGCGAACGCCATGGTCGGCGACCGCTACTGCGGCAACTGCACGTACTTCGAGTACGTCCGCACCTCGGATGGACTCAAGCCCTACTGCGCGGCCCACGACGAGATGATGCAGGACATGGAAGCCTGCGACGAGTGGTTCCCGCGCCGCCGCGAGTAG